From the genome of Elusimicrobiota bacterium, one region includes:
- a CDS encoding 4Fe-4S dicluster domain-containing protein, which yields MKKILIDLEKCYTCKKCDAKCSYYYHDNNTGVERLLALASQRLVCRRCKESFCVAACPNKALEKREDGMVDRYSFRCTSCKTCSIACPFGTIYPEIVTHKTSGCDLCVNRSDDNTVPLCVQSCPNNALTWVEVEENAEQDVYLVKDKVAVKTLRWEKESRKNDKHYT from the coding sequence ATGAAAAAAATACTGATTGATTTAGAAAAGTGTTATACTTGCAAGAAATGTGACGCTAAGTGCAGTTATTATTATCATGATAACAACACCGGGGTTGAACGTTTACTTGCACTCGCAAGTCAGAGGTTGGTATGCCGCAGGTGTAAGGAATCTTTTTGTGTAGCTGCATGCCCTAATAAAGCTCTTGAAAAACGCGAGGATGGCATGGTGGACCGGTATAGTTTCAGGTGTACCTCCTGTAAAACTTGTAGTATTGCGTGTCCATTCGGGACAATATATCCTGAGATTGTTACTCATAAAACCAGCGGGTGTGATCTCTGCGTAAACCGCAGTGATGATAATACCGTACCGTTATGCGTGCAGTCATGCCCGAATAATGCGTTGACTTGGGTTGAAGTTGAAGAAAATGCTGAACAGGATGTGTATTTAGTAAAGGATAAAGTTGCGGTGAAAACGTTACGTTGGGAAAAAGAGTCAAGAAAAAATGATAAACACTATACTTGA